The Streptomyces sp. TLI_105 DNA segment CGCGGTCTTCGATGAGACCGGGAACACGGCGCGGCCGGTGGCCCCGCGCTCCTGTGTGCCGGGAGCGCGGGGTCCTGCCCTGTCGTCAGACCGGGAGGCCCGGGGCGGGGTGGGCGGCCATGAGGTCGGCGACCTCGGCGCGGACCGTGCGGAGGGTGTCCTCGTCGCCCGCGCCGGCGGCGGTGACGGCGCGGTCGATCCACTCGGCGACCTTCACCATGTGGTCCGTGGTGAGGCCCCGGGAGGTGAGGGAGGGGGTGCCGATGCGGATGCCGGAGGGGTCGAAGGGCTTCCGCGGGTCGTAGGGGACGGTGTTGTAGTTGACGACGATCCCGGCCCGGTCGAGGGCCTTCGCGGCGATCTTGCCCGGGACCTGCTTGGGGGTGAGGTCGATCAGGATCAGGTGGTTGTCGGTGCCGCCGGAGACCAGGTCGAAGCCGCGGGCGAGGAGCGCCTCGGCGAGGGCCTCGGCGTTGGCGACGACGGCGTGGGCGTAGTCGCGGAAGGAGGGCAGGGAGGCCTCGCGGAGGGCGACGGCGATGGCGGCGGTGGTCTGGTTGTGGGGGCCGCCCTGGAGGCCGGGGAAGACGGCCTTGTCGAGGGCCTTGGCGTGCTCCTCGGTGGACATCAGCATGGCGCCGCGCGGGCCGCGGAGGGTCTTGTGGGTGGTCGTGGAGATCACGTCGACGTGGCCGACCGGGGACGGGTGGGCGCCGCCCGCGATGAGGCCGGCGATGTGGGCGACGTCGGCGACGAGGACGGCGCCGGACTCGCGGGCGATCTCGCCGAAGGCGGCGAAGTCGATGGTGCGGGGCAGTGCGGTGCCGCCGCAGAAGATGACCTTCGGGCGCTCCTTGAGGGCGAGGTCGCGGACCTGGTCGAAGTCGATGCGACCGGTGTCCTGGCGGACGCCGTACTGGACGCCCCGGAACCAGGTGCCGGTGGCGGAGACGCCCCAGCCGTGGGTGAGGTGGCCGCCCATGGGCAGGGCCATGCCCATGACGGTGTCGCCGGGCCGCGCGAAGGCGAGGTAGACGGCGAGGTTGGCCGGGGAGCCGGAGTAGGGCTGGACGTTGGCGTGGTCGACGCCGAAGAGGGCCTTGGCGCGCTCGATCGCGAGGGTCTCGACCTGGTCGATGTTCTGCTGGCCCTCGTAGTAGCGGCGGCCGGGGTAGCCCTCGCTGTACTTGTTCTGGAGGACGGTGCCGGAGGCTTCCAGCACGGCGGCGGAGACGTAGTTCTCGCTGGGGATGAGGCGCAGGGTCTCGGCCTGGAGCCGTTCCTCGGCGCCGACGAGGGCGGCGAGCTCGGGGTCGGCGGCGGCGAGCGCGGGGTGCTGCTGCGGGGCGGTCATGGTGGTGTCCTCCGGGCGTTCGGTGGAACGGTCCCGGGGCTGAGGTGCGCACGGGACCGGGATCCCGTGATGCCCAGGCGGGCGGCACCTCGTGTGGTGGAGCGCGCGCGGCTCCCCCGGGGTCGCTTCCCCGTACGCCAGTCGCCGTGCGTGTTTCCACAGTAGCTGGCGTGCCGCCGTCGAGGTTTCCCTGTCCGGCATCCGAGCGACGATAAGAAGGGGGCCACACGTACCCCCCGAGCCGCAGGACGAACGGAGATCCCGTGTCGAGGACAGAAGAGGCGATCGCTTCCGCGGACGCGCACAGCGCGCACAACTACCACCCCCTTCCGGTCGTCGTCGCCTCGGCGGACGGCGCCTGGATGACCGACGTCGAGGGCCGTCGCTACCTCGACATGCTCGCCGGGTACTCGGCGCTCAACTTCGGGCACGGCAACCGCCGTCTGATCGACGCGGCGAAGGCGCAGCTGGAGCGGGTGACGCTGACCTCGCGCGCCTTCCACCACGACCGGTTCGCCGAGTTCTGCGCGCGGCTCGCGGAGCTGTGCGGCAAGGAGGCGGTGCTGCCGATGAACACGGGGGCGGAGGCGGTCGAGACGGCCGTGAAGACCGCCCGGAAGTGGGGGTACGAGGTGAAGGGCGTGCCGGACGGGCACGCGAAGATCGTGGTCGCGGCGAACAACTTCCACGGCCGGACGACGACGATCGTGAGCTTCTCGACGGACCACGAGGCGCGGGACCACTACGGGCCGTACACGCCGGGGTTCGAGATCGTGCCGTACGGGGACCTGACGGCGATGGAGGCGGCGGTCACCGAGAACACGGTGGCCGTGCTGCTCGAACCGATCCAGGGCGAGGCGGGGGTCCTGGTCCCGCCGGCCGGTTACCTGGCGGGGGTGCGGGAGCTGACGCGCCGGCGGAACGTGCTGTTCATGGCGGACGAGATCCAGTCGGGCCTGGGCCGGACGGGGCGGACGTTCGCGTGCGAGCACGAGGGCGTGGTGCCGGACGTGTACATCCTGGGGAAGGCGCTGGGCGGCGGCGTGGTGCCGGTGTCGGCGGTGGTGGCCGACCGTGACGTGCTCGGGGTGTTCCGGCCGGGCGAGCACGGGTCGACGTTCGGCGGGAACCCGCTGGCGTGCGCGGTGGCCCTGGAGGTCATCGCGATGCTGCGGACGGGCGAGTTCCAGGAGCGGGCGGCGGAGCTGGGCGAGCACCTCCACGCGGAACTGGGGCTGCTCGTGGGCGGCGGCGCGGTGGAGACGGTGCGCGGGCGCGGGCTGTGGGCCGGGGTGGACATCGTGCCGTCCAGGGGCACGGGGCGGGAGATCTCGGAGAAGCTGATGGAACGGGGGGTTCTGGTGAAGGACACGCACGGGTCGACGATCCGGCTCGC contains these protein-coding regions:
- the glyA gene encoding serine hydroxymethyltransferase, whose protein sequence is MTAPQQHPALAAADPELAALVGAEERLQAETLRLIPSENYVSAAVLEASGTVLQNKYSEGYPGRRYYEGQQNIDQVETLAIERAKALFGVDHANVQPYSGSPANLAVYLAFARPGDTVMGMALPMGGHLTHGWGVSATGTWFRGVQYGVRQDTGRIDFDQVRDLALKERPKVIFCGGTALPRTIDFAAFGEIARESGAVLVADVAHIAGLIAGGAHPSPVGHVDVISTTTHKTLRGPRGAMLMSTEEHAKALDKAVFPGLQGGPHNQTTAAIAVALREASLPSFRDYAHAVVANAEALAEALLARGFDLVSGGTDNHLILIDLTPKQVPGKIAAKALDRAGIVVNYNTVPYDPRKPFDPSGIRIGTPSLTSRGLTTDHMVKVAEWIDRAVTAAGAGDEDTLRTVRAEVADLMAAHPAPGLPV
- the rocD gene encoding ornithine--oxo-acid transaminase, which produces MSRTEEAIASADAHSAHNYHPLPVVVASADGAWMTDVEGRRYLDMLAGYSALNFGHGNRRLIDAAKAQLERVTLTSRAFHHDRFAEFCARLAELCGKEAVLPMNTGAEAVETAVKTARKWGYEVKGVPDGHAKIVVAANNFHGRTTTIVSFSTDHEARDHYGPYTPGFEIVPYGDLTAMEAAVTENTVAVLLEPIQGEAGVLVPPAGYLAGVRELTRRRNVLFMADEIQSGLGRTGRTFACEHEGVVPDVYILGKALGGGVVPVSAVVADRDVLGVFRPGEHGSTFGGNPLACAVALEVIAMLRTGEFQERAAELGEHLHAELGLLVGGGAVETVRGRGLWAGVDIVPSRGTGREISEKLMERGVLVKDTHGSTIRLAPPLVISKEDLDWGLEQLRGVLSA